The Saprospiraceae bacterium genome includes a window with the following:
- a CDS encoding CDGSH iron-sulfur domain-containing protein, whose amino-acid sequence MSIPTKITVNSNGSLKIEGEFIITDPSGAEYGLQGRTTVGICRCGMSKNKPFCDGAHRDHFEHDAKAFDLPPKKV is encoded by the coding sequence ATGTCAATACCAACAAAAATTACAGTTAATTCAAATGGCTCGCTTAAGATTGAAGGGGAATTTATCATAACGGATCCTTCAGGCGCAGAATATGGACTTCAAGGCCGAACTACAGTAGGGATATGCAGATGTGGAATGTCCAAAAACAAACCATTTTGCGATGGTGCTCATCGGGATCATTTTGAGCATGATGCCAAAGCCTTTGATCTGCCCCCGAAAAAAGTATGA